In Nostoc edaphicum CCNP1411, the sequence TTTTACAAGGCTTTTGGCATCAAACCGGGCGATGCTATGTGGTTGGATGAAAAAGACCGCGTGAAGATATGGTAAGTAGTAATTCAACACACTAATATTGACCTGTGTAGATTAGGGAAAGAGCAAAGGGTAAGGGTTTAAAGCCTTTACTCTTTATCTGTGTTGTAAGTAATCCATTGTGGTCTGCCAATCTGGATATTGTTTGCTTCAAAGGCTAGGCGCACTCGTAGACGGAACTCTCGCCCAACATTCCATTGTTCCATCGGTGCCGTTTTAATCCAAACGCGCACTAGCATACCCGTGTGGGAGAGGTCATCAATGCCCAGCACTTCGGGCGATTCTGGCAGGCGATCGCGCCATTCCACTTCGCTATATAATTGCTGGGAGACTTGCCTGAGAATTTCTAAAACCTGCTTCGGGTCGTTTTCATAGGCTACCACAATAGAAAAGTCTACCCGCGACCAAAGGCGGGTTAAGTTGTTGACATCAGTGATATTGCTATTAGGAATGGTAATTAACTTACCTTCGCCATTGCGTAGTTGAGTCACGCGTAGGTTGAGATTTTCCACCAGTCCGCTTTTATTCCCAATCTCAACCACATCTCCCACAGCAAATTGATCCTCCATCAAAATTAAGCAGCCATTGACCAAATCTTTCATCAAACTTTGGGAACCAAGGGAAATTGCAATACCGATGACAGCACCCCCTGCCAAAATTGAACTAGTGGGTACATTAAAAATGTCTAGAGTCCGCAAGATACCGAAGGTAATGAAAACAAAGGTGATTAATCCTTTTAGTGCCCCGGAAACTGTTGCAGATCGCAGGGTAATCCGTTGAGTTTCACTCAAAGGGAGAGAGGGATGGGTTGTCCAGACATCGATGATGTAGTCAATTAAGCTTTTGCCAATACGAATGACAATACTAGTGAAAAACCAAATAATCAGCAGCGCGAGGGGACGGGCTAAAGCTTCACTCCACCATCTCATCAGGTAGGGGACGCGAGACATGATGACCACAATGCCGATGTACCATCCGAGAATAAACGCCCAAAACAGTAGCAAGGTAAGAAAAGAATAGATCCCCAGTTGGCGCTTGAGAGTGAACTGTCGCTGGATGATTTCTAGAAATTGCGATCGCTGATGGGCGATGGTGTGTGCCTCTGATTCGCTGGTGTCGATTGCCTGAATATTGACCGATGTTTCTGCCTGAGAGCGTTTGACCGCAGCCTCTTTTGCCTCAGCTATATGCTCTTGATAACGAGCTTGCAATACCGTCTGTTTGCGAATTAGAGTTCGCCGCAGGAACCATAACACAACACTGCCCAACACCAAGCCGATGCTGATTTGTATTGCCTGCCCAACCCGTTGAGACAATACATTAGGTGAGAAGAGTCGCTCGATGCGTTCCACTTCTGCTTGTAATATTTTTCGCCACTCCTGGGCCAATTCTTCCAGTGTTTTCCCATAGTAGTCAGCATCTGGCTCTGTCACTGTCACCAGCCTTAAAGAACGGGTCGTTTGATCGTCATTGAGCTGGAGGATTAGGCGGTTATTCAGGGTGGCAACAGAAATTATGGGAGTTTGTTTGGCTTTGTTGGCTCTATCGAGCGCTCGCATCAGCCGTTGCGTAATTTCTTCAGCACGTACTTCCACAGGAAGACTTCCCTCTGGCGGTTCGTCGCGATTAAAAACAGTGGGAGAGACAACCTTAAATAAAAGGTTTTTGTCTAGTGGTGAATTCACGTTGGCAATTTCATATTCACCGAGACGGGTGACGCCTTTAGGCGGTTTGTGCGGATCGTTAGAAGCGGCGGTGGGTGAGGAGGAGAGTTGACTGTGGGCGATCGCACTCCAACCAAGTACTATTGCGATCGTCATCACGCTGACTAGCACAAACCGAATTATTGAATGGAGGAAGCGATTAAACAGGAACATAATCTCTGGTAAAGTGATTGAGCAACTCGATCTTGGAGTCATGCTCTACTGTATCAGGCACTCTCGATCGCCTCAGCATTTCCGCTGGAATCTACTCTAATCGACCTAACTGTGCTGCACCGCGCACCCTTGCAATCTCCGCACGCGCGGCTTTGGCTGCCGGACTATCGAGACTGTCCGTAGATGCAATTGCAGCTGCAAGATCGATCGCCGCATCAAGTATTAACCCAGCGCGTTTTGCCGCCTCAGACCCGGATGAGGACTTGATCTCTTTTAGGTAAGCTCGCCGATTTCTCGGTCGGTTAGAAATCGCATCCAGTTCGGCTTCTGTCACGATTCCGTTTGCAACATCGTCAGCCAGCAGGACGCGGACAAACTTGCGCTGACGCTGCTCGGAGAACCGCCACGCAAGCAAAATCGCAACCGTTCCAATGACGATGCCCATGAGCCCGAAGCCGATAAACCCAATAATGGCATCCCAACAGCCATGAGCCAGACAAGCCAACAGAAAGAAACCTACCAAAACCGCGAGCCGATGGCCGAACGAGCGATTTTTCGCTTCGAGGAAGTAGCCAAATCCCGTACCCGCAACCGCCGTGAAGAGCGAGTGACTCCAGAAACCGACAGATGTGCGCCCTACCAATACCTGGAACGCATCAGCAACCTGCTGCGATCCGAAACTTGCGTCGGGTGCGCCCACAATGTAAGACACGTTTTCAAAGACCTGAAAGCCGAGACCCACAAACGCACCAAGCAGAAACCCGTCGTAGGCGTTGCGGACATGGTTGCGTGCTAGTAAAGAGAGCATGATAAGCCCGACGAATTTGGAGCTTTCTTCCACGATGGGTGCCGTGATGGGCGGACTCCAATGGCTATAAAAGTCGAAGCTGGCCAGCTTCGCTATTAGGGATAGGATTGCACCATTGCCAGGGAGCGCCATGACCCACGGCGCTACTAGTCCGCCCCAGAGGAAGCCAAGCAGCGCGAGCTTGGCTGGCTCGCGTTCATAGCGATCTTTGTGCGTGAGAAACCAGATCCAAGGCAGGCAATACAATGCCTGAGACGAGAGGGCGATGAACAGAGCGGTGGGATAGATGGCGCTGCTCAACAAAAGTCCGCTGAAAACATAGGTGCCTTTCAGCACGAGCAACCAATACAGGTAGCACGCCGGGTTGTGCGGCTGAAAAAATCGGACGGGATAGCTCCAGCCTGAACGAGCAATGGCAGCCTTGCGGATTGTGTCCTCACTCTTTGCCGTGCTAGTCACTAATCGCCCTCCTTTGGTTTAAATGTGATGCTCTTAATCATGTCAGCGATCGGTTGCTCCAGTTGTGTGGAAGTAGCGGCCGGGCCCTTCACAGTCACTTCGACTCCCTGACCCTTGCGATCGACGTATGCGAGCAGTAGACCAGTATAGTTGGGACTATTAATTCTCTTAGCTACTCCGGCAACCTTTTGCAGTGTTGTAATGGGAACTGGTTTACCCTCGACAACAAATTCATTCTGGTCTTTCACGATCTGGTTGAGGAGTTCCTCGGCAGTTCCCTTCCAGACGCCGCTCTTGACGCTAAACGTGACACCATCTTTGAAGACCTCTGCGGTTGATGAATTCCCGGCAGGGAATGGGGCCTTAGTTAGCACCCAGCCTTGGGTTGGCGTAAAACTTACGGAACCGACATTATAAGCTGTCCCTGCTAAAACCTCCTTGTTATGAACAGCCTCGTTGATGGCTGGCATGACTCCCGACCATAAAAACACCACAAGATAAACGCTCACCGTCGGCCAAATGAGCCGGCGATCGAGTCCAAACAGCCGATATTCAACCGGTACAGCGGCTTCGTTTCTTAGGGGGGACATACAATTTTCCTTTTTGCGGTGCTAAACAGGCAGGGGAGCAGGGAGCAGGGGGAGGAAAAGTCGTTGTGATTCCGAAAATTGGATAATTTATTTTTTGGAGTTCCCTTATATTGGGCAGAAAATTTCTGCCTAAGATCCCGCACATAATACGCTGTTGGAGGTGTTTAGACTGTTGCACTTCCAGCGATCAAGAAAACTGTTAAAAGCGATGCGATAAACGTATCGCTTCTAACAGTTTTCAAGCTTTTCTCTAGTATTGAAAAGCAACCATCACAAGATACCGACTGAAAGTTCAAAAGGAACCGTTCGATTTCTGTCCTTACTGCCACCCATTAGATACACACGAACTGTATAGTTACCACTCTGTGACAAACGAACGTTTCCGTCGTTACCCGATATTGAGCTGTTATAAATTGCCCGATCTGTGCTGCCTGGTGGGAGAATGTTGAAGTATGCTGATCCTTTGGTAATCAACGAAACCGACATCCTCTGCCCTGCCCGCGCATTCAGAACATAGTCGTGGTAGTGGTTGCCCGTGATCGAAGACCGCATAAAAGTGTTATCGTTGCCAGCGGAAAACCGTACTGTCGTATGAGCCTGAGCTAACGACGGTGCAGTGAAGCTAAATGTGAGCGATGTGGTGATAACCGAGGCGGCTAAAACACTACGAATAAGAGTCAAGGCAGAGTTTTCCATGTGATAGTTTCTCCGTCGCAAACAATTCATTGTTTATTGTTCTAATTAATCAGCAAACCAGTTTTCAACTGCGAAGACATGGGTTTTGTTTTTGTCTTGACGAAACCCAACAATACAGCAAACTAGAATCGGGTTCTGCTACTGCCCCAATCGCCTGAGTTGCAATCGCCCCGAAACTTTTCAATCCCATCTATGGCGATCCTGCCGCTGCGCCGGTCGATATTGACACGCGGTTTATTTAGCCCGTTTAGCCTGTATTTTCCCGTAATTTTATCGGGCGAAACCTGAAGGTTTTCGAGCGTCCACCATCCATTGTCACCGCCCGAATGGATCGGCGGGATGAGCCTTCCACCGAGATGGATTTTTCCCTGTGTATCGCGGATTTCGACCTGAACTTCGGAATCGAAGTTGGTAGTCGTTGACTCTATGCGATTACTTGATTCGTAGCGATGGCGGCGGTCGTTCCATTCATATCCATAGCTATTTGTGACAGTCGGTTTGCGACCCTCACCATAGCAGATCAAGGTCAGATTTTGGCGCGACGAACTGCTATTGTGATTGTCAGATGTGCGCTGTTCCCGCAGGTAGCTATCGATCGCTGTCTGGGCTTTACGGATTTCTGTTGAATTACAGGATCGACCCCGTTGAAGGATCTCTCCTTGAGGGTTAAAAAGGACAGTACAGCCTCTTCCTGGTGTCATACCAGTCACACTCAGATTACCGTTGTCTAAAGTGTCAATCACTGCTTGAGCGTTAACAGGATGAGTGACTGTCAGAGTTAATAAACCCAGAAAAGTAGGAGTTAATATTCGTAAGCTTTTCATTAGTTGCATAGAGTCTAGATGAATTTGTTTGGAAACTCTATCATTGAGAATTTCGCCAGTGTCAATCGGTTTAGACACAAGAACAGGATTAGATTATCTATGGCAGTGATGCCAATCAACGTAAAAGATGTTTTGATAGCGACCGTTTGAGGTAACGATTTCTACACACTTACCTGAGTTGCCTTCAACCCAGAAGGAAGCAACAGAAGTATTTGACACTTTTTCGTTACGGCGATAGGTATATCCCCGCTGCCGCACTTCACGTTCTGCTTGACCAGCCCTCGCTCCTACTAGGTCTGGCAAGGGTCGGGAAGACGAATTGCCTGTATTTTGAGGACGTTTCTTATCTCCGCGATCGCAATCTGCTGTAGTTCCGGTATCAACCAGAGAAACGTAGCGACCTTGTTCTGTCCTCACACTAATGCACCGACCTGTTTTAGTTTGAGTCCAAAAGCTATAAGTAGAATCATCAGATTTTTCAGCCCAGCGAAACCTATAGCCCCGCTTTTGGAGTATGGCTTCTCCATCTCGTCCGCGAACATTCACTAAATCTTGAATTCCGCGAACGGGATCTCCAGCATTTTGAGCCTGGGCATTGAGGGCGATCGTGATGATTAGGGAACTCACAACGATCGGAATTAAACGGTTTATTTTCATGTTGTTTTCTCAAGAGTGCAAATAATCTTAGGAATTATTACAAATTGGATTGCTTTAACCTAAAGCGCCCCTTCATTGGTATCAGAGAAGTAGTAGTTGTAAAACTCAGTCCCCGTCTTTTTGTTAATCACCACAACCTGCTTAGTACCTCGATCATAGATGACGCGCACCTGCTCGTTTTCGCCAATGAATGTATTGCCAGATGTCCTCTCCAGATAGCCGTGGAAGTTAAATTCGCCCTCCGTGATTTGGATGACGATTGTATTTTTGTCCAGTACTGTCATGTAGGTGACAGGTTTAGAAGATTGGGAAATGATGATAGAAACAGGTTCAAAGCTTTGAGCTTCGGCAGAGCTAACCAGCCCCTCCATGCTCCAAAAAAGACTGCCAGCAGTCATAAAACAAAGAGCAACGAATTTTTTCTTGATGCTTTTCATGGCGATTACCCAAAGGGGATTTGAAAGCTTCATACAAAAACAAGCAAATTAAGTAAAAAACATTATGATTTTGCCTATTCAGAAGT encodes:
- a CDS encoding PrsW family intramembrane metalloprotease, with product MTSTAKSEDTIRKAAIARSGWSYPVRFFQPHNPACYLYWLLVLKGTYVFSGLLLSSAIYPTALFIALSSQALYCLPWIWFLTHKDRYEREPAKLALLGFLWGGLVAPWVMALPGNGAILSLIAKLASFDFYSHWSPPITAPIVEESSKFVGLIMLSLLARNHVRNAYDGFLLGAFVGLGFQVFENVSYIVGAPDASFGSQQVADAFQVLVGRTSVGFWSHSLFTAVAGTGFGYFLEAKNRSFGHRLAVLVGFFLLACLAHGCWDAIIGFIGFGLMGIVIGTVAILLAWRFSEQRQRKFVRVLLADDVANGIVTEAELDAISNRPRNRRAYLKEIKSSSGSEAAKRAGLILDAAIDLAAAIASTDSLDSPAAKAARAEIARVRGAAQLGRLE
- a CDS encoding mechanosensitive ion channel family protein → MTPRSSCSITLPEIMFLFNRFLHSIIRFVLVSVMTIAIVLGWSAIAHSQLSSSPTAASNDPHKPPKGVTRLGEYEIANVNSPLDKNLLFKVVSPTVFNRDEPPEGSLPVEVRAEEITQRLMRALDRANKAKQTPIISVATLNNRLILQLNDDQTTRSLRLVTVTEPDADYYGKTLEELAQEWRKILQAEVERIERLFSPNVLSQRVGQAIQISIGLVLGSVVLWFLRRTLIRKQTVLQARYQEHIAEAKEAAVKRSQAETSVNIQAIDTSESEAHTIAHQRSQFLEIIQRQFTLKRQLGIYSFLTLLLFWAFILGWYIGIVVIMSRVPYLMRWWSEALARPLALLIIWFFTSIVIRIGKSLIDYIIDVWTTHPSLPLSETQRITLRSATVSGALKGLITFVFITFGILRTLDIFNVPTSSILAGGAVIGIAISLGSQSLMKDLVNGCLILMEDQFAVGDVVEIGNKSGLVENLNLRVTQLRNGEGKLITIPNSNITDVNNLTRLWSRVDFSIVVAYENDPKQVLEILRQVSQQLYSEVEWRDRLPESPEVLGIDDLSHTGMLVRVWIKTAPMEQWNVGREFRLRVRLAFEANNIQIGRPQWITYNTDKE